Proteins found in one Perca flavescens isolate YP-PL-M2 unplaced genomic scaffold, PFLA_1.0 EPR50_1.1_unplaced_scaf_40, whole genome shotgun sequence genomic segment:
- the LOC114551736 gene encoding receptor-type tyrosine-protein phosphatase mu-like, giving the protein MLIGQLNESFFEGQSAPWDSAKKDENRMKNRYGNIIAYDHSRVRLQPQDGESGSDYINANYVDGYHRPNHYIATQGPMQETVYDFWRMVWQENTAAIVMVTNLVEVGRRFQPVTVQIAVGDGLRVETERTRGGHGGINLRQEHIHGQSPVEDPPLQVS; this is encoded by the exons AGTTTCTTTGAAGGACAGTCCGCTCCGTGGGATTCAGCCAAAAAGGACGAGAACCGCATGAAGAATCGCTACGGCAACATCATCGcct atgaCCACTCTCGTGTGCGTCTGCAGCCTCAGGACGGAGAGAGCGGATCCGACTACATCAACGCCAACTACGTGGAC GGTTACCACAGACCCAATCACTACATAGCTACTCAAG gtccTATGCAGGAGACTGTGTATGATTTCTGGAGGATGGTTTGGCAGGAGAACACCGCCGCCATTGTCATGGTAACCAACCTGGTGGAGGTGGGACGG aggTTTCAGCCTGTAACAGTCCAGATAGCAGTGGGTGATGGTCTCAGGGTGGAGACAGAAAGGACACGTGGAGGACACGGTGGGATTAATCTTAGACAGGAACACATTCACGGCCAGAGCCCCGTGGAGGATCCTCCACTGCAGGTCTCCTGA